One genomic window of Quercus robur chromosome 6, dhQueRobu3.1, whole genome shotgun sequence includes the following:
- the LOC126732835 gene encoding probable receptor-like protein kinase At5g24010, producing the protein MEKLQFYKIHLPPFAALLFLHQFLSVAYSLTDNYFINCGTATNANPNANTDRYFVGDLNSSDSISSSFSFTEHNSPVANSNQPSGTSSTLYQTARIFRSNSSYKFHILNNDIYFVRLHFFAFSTPTDLSTALFDVWTSGSSLLLNFTGKNSSNSPIIKEFFLPISPGKFNVYFLPRGSSFAFINAIEVFPANDSYIPDEAKQISSAGGNNTYRGLRSWTLQTIYRINVGGPKITPENDTLWRNWVPDDGYLVNSGSATPVSHPGEPNYGGNVSESISQFTAPTLVYQTAAEPKNTSGNFNLTWSFNVDKSADYLVRVHFCDIISESANILNFSLYIYNNFSMLIDPYEYGYQLAVPFYIDFVVHSDDSGHLNIGIGPSVDTIKNSAFLNGLEIMKILGNSGITLSLQEHEKKYVFIIVGSILGGLGLICILVAVFFLVFRCRKPKSIETSDWSPLTGGGSSHSRMTEGTIPNMNLGLKIPFSEIQLATKNFDQKLRIGKGGFGIVYKGTLKNGTKIAVKRSDPGSGQGLPEFQTEIMVLSKIRHRHLVSLIGYCDERSEMILVYEFMANGTLRDHLYASDKPPLSWKQRLEICIGAARGLHYLHKGSAGGIIHRDVKPTNILLDKNNVAKVADFGLSKSGPLDDTHVSTTVKGTIGYLDPEYFKSQQLTEKSDVYSFGVVLLEVLCARPAIDSTLPREQANLAEWAMLCKNKGLLEDIVDPSLKDQIDPNSLRKFIETTEKCLQECGTDRPTMGDILWDLEYALQLQQTAMPREPQEDSTVGGSAALAMPNVWRFPSISMSIERDDMPAIMDDGSYTRDSEVFSQLKADGSR; encoded by the coding sequence ATGGAAAAGCTTCAGTTCTATAAAATCCATCTCCCTCCTTTTGCTGCTCTTCTTTTTCTGCATCAGTTTCTCTCTGTGGCTTACTCTCTCACAGATAATTACTTCATCAACTGTGGCACAGCTACCAACGCCAACCCCAACGCCAACACAGACCGGTATTTCGTTGGGGACTTGAATTCCAGTGATTCGATCtcctcttcattttcttttacaGAGCACAACAGCCCCGTCGCAAACAGCAACCAGCCTTCAGGTACATCATCAACTCTTTATCAGACAGCAAGAATTTTCAGAAGCAACTCTTCCTATAAGTTTCATATCCTAAATAATGACATCTATTTTGTACGCCTTCATTTCTTTGCATTCTCAACCCCAACTGACCTCTCCACGGCTCTTTTTGATGTATGGACTTCTGGGTCCTCACTGTTGCTTAATTTCACTGGCAAAAACAGTAGCAACTCTCCTATAATAAAGGAATTCTTCCTTCCCATCTCTCCCGGAAAATTCAATGTGTATTTTTTGCCTCGAGGATCGTCTTTTGCGTTTATAAATGCAATAGAAGTCTTCCCTGCCAATGATAGTTACATACCTGATGAAGCAAAGCAAATTAGTTCTGCAGGAGGTAACAATACTTACAGGGGTTTGAGATCTTGGACATTACAGACCATTTACAGGATCAATGTTGGAGGCCCTAAAATCACACCAGAGAACGATACACTTTGGCGAAACTGGGTTCCAGACGATGGTTATCTCGTTAATTCAGGAAGTGCAACCCCTGTCAGCCACCCCGGTGAGCCTAATTACGGGGGAAATGTCAGTGAAAGCATCAGTCAATTTACGGCCCCAACTCTCGTCTACCAGACTGCAGCAGAACCGAAGAATACCAGTGGCAATTTCAACTTAACCTGGTCTTTCAATGTTGATAAGAGTGCTGACTACCTTGTTCGAGTTCACTTCTGTGATATTATCAGTGAATCAGCTAACATTCTAAATTTCAgtctttatatttataataatttcagTATGTTGATCGATCCTTATGAGTATGGTTACCAGTTAGCTGTTCCGTTTTACATCGATTTTGTGGTTCATTCTGATGATTCTGGACATTTGAATATCGGTATAGGCCCTTCGGTAGATACCATTAAAAACAGTGCCTTTCTGAATGGGCTGGAAATAATGAAGATACTGGGGAATTCAGGCATTACATTGAGCTTGCAAGAGCATgagaaaaaatatgtttttattatagttGGTTCAATTCTTGGAGGGTTAGGCTTAATCTGCATTTTGGTAGCTGTGTTCTTTTTGGTTTTCAGATGCAGGAAGCCGAAGTCTATTGAAACTTCAGACTGGTCGCCACTAACTGGAGGAGGGAGTTCTCATAGCAGGATGACTGAGGGAACCATCCCTAATATGAATCTCGGGTTAAAGATACCATTTTCTGAAATTCAATTGGCAACAAAAAACTTTGACCAGAAATTGAGGATTGGTAAGGGTGGCTTTGGGATCGTCTATAAAGGAACTCTCAAGAATGGCACAAAAATTGCTGTGAAACGTAGTGATCCAGGGTCTGGCCAAGGTCTTCCAGAATTCCAAACAGAGATCATGGTTCTGTCAAAAATTCGCCACCGCCATCTTGTGTCCTTGATTGGGTATTGTGATGAGAGGTCTGAGATGATACTTGTCTATGAATTCATGGCCAATGGGACTTTAAGGGATCATCTGTATGCTTCGGATAAGCCACCTTTGTCATGGAAACAAAGGCTTGAAATTTGCATTGGTGCAGCCAGGGGTCTTCATTACCTCCACAAAGGGTCAGCGGGGGGAATCATACACCGTGATGTTAAGCCCACTAACATCCTGCTTGATAAGAATAATGTTGCTAAAGTTGCCGATTTTGGTCTTTCAAAATCGGGTCCTCTTGATGATACTCATGTCAGCACAACTGTCAAAGGCACGATTGGTTATCTTGATCCCGAGTATTTTAAATCCCAACAGTTGACAGAAAAATCTGATGTCTACTCATTTGGTGTAGTTCTTCTTGAGGTGCTATGTGCAAGGCCAGCAATAGATAGCACGCTTCCAAGAGAGCAGGCAAATTTGGCAGAATGGGCAATGCTCTGCAAGAATAAAGGGTTGCTAGAAGATATTGTTGATCCTTCACTCAAGGATCAGATCGATCCAAACTCCCTAAGAAAATTTATTGAGACAACAGAGAAATGTTTACAAGAATGCGGCACTGATCGCCCTACCATGGGTGATATATTGTGGGACTTGGAATATGCATTACAGCTTCAACAAACAGCAATGCCAAGAGAGCCACAGGAAGACAGCACAGTTGGTGGTTCTGCAGCATTGGCAATGCCCAATGTTTGGAGGTTTCCTTCAATTAGTATGTCTATTGAGAGAGATGATATGCCTGCTATAATGGATGATGGCTCCTACACTAGAGATAGTGAAGTTTTCTCCCAGTTAAAAGCTGATGGTAGCAGATAA
- the LOC126732840 gene encoding probable receptor-like protein kinase At2g23200 encodes MEMLHFHKSLFLLCLFLPLYFSSFLLLSSAYTVPDKYFINCGASSNTTVNGQVFVADSNSLSFSTGKSEEVRNTSAWIPELYQTARVYRQPCSYSFEIDQNGTYIVRLHFFAYLSRANLYDALFNVSASGFSLLTNFSIRNSSSSPVIKEFLLTIPQGKFRIQFIPSQDSSLAFVNAIEVFLANETRIIDYAPHVSSARNVSNYTGLLSQALHTIHRINFGGSQIDYDELWRKWVADDSYLILHSDSAKNSTPYSQTLNYNSELATKYTAPDRVYQTAKQLKTGANGNASLLNLTWSFPVSKNTRHFVRVHFCDIVTKTLNDILFNLYIYSNFDQLIDPYNITGDFAVPFFIDYVVDSDDSGFTNFSISPSENDSRILNAFFNGLEIMEFMNKSGSISDECGTVTDKKHFPVIKIIGSVSSGAFVILIIVLVLRLKCRKAVPDQSLTGLLFGGISFNRLSEGSANSSLPSNLNLSWRISLGEILYATKNFNAKLLIGEGGFGKVYKGVLRNGIKVAVKRSEARHGQGIEEFQTEITVLSQIRHQHLVSLIGYCDERSEMILVYEFMEKGTLREHLYHSNENSETVSELSWKQRLEICIGAATGLRYLHTGPAGGIIHRDVKSTNILLDEKYVAKVADFGLSKSGLPDPENFTMGVKGSFGYLDPEYLTTLQLTEKSDVYSFGVVLLEILCARPAINNLLPMDEMNLAEWGMMWQRKGQLEKIVDPFLVGKIKPSSLRKFGETAEKCLKANSVERPKMQEVLYDLQYALMLQETAMHTDPNEYSTTNSSLELQLPLFLHLPSDRIPIEEDDHEPTGGDDDSDSTASEVNSQLGNDGAR; translated from the coding sequence ATGGAAATGCTTCACTTCCATAAGAGTCTTTTCCTACTCTGCCTTTTCTTACCTCTCTACTTCTCTTCATTTCTACTTCTCTCATCAGCTTACACTGTTCCTGACAAGTATTTCATCAACTGTGGAGCAAGCTCCAACACCACCGTCAACGGTCAGGTCTTTGTTGCCGACAGCAATTCCCTTTCTTTCTCAACTGGGAAAAGCGAAGAAGTCAGAAACACATCAGCATGGATTCCAGAACTCTATCAAACAGCAAGAGTTTACAGACAGCCGTGTTCGTATAGCTTTGAAATCGACCAGAATGGTACGTACATAGTACGCCTCCATTTCTTTGCTTACTTGTCACGTGctaatctatatgatgcattgTTCAATGTTTCGGCTTCTGGGTTTTCACTCTTAACCAATTTCAGCATCCGAAACAGTAGTAGTTCTCCAGTGATTAAGGAGTTCTTGCTCACCATCCCACAAGGAAAGTTTAGAATCCAATTCATACCTTCTCAAGACTCATCTTTGGCTTTCGTAAACGCCATAGAAGTCTTTCTTGCCAACGAGACCCGCATCATTGATTATGCCCCTCACGTTAGTTCTGCTCGAAATGTTAGTAACTACACTGGTTTGCTCTCTCAGGCTCTGCACACAATCCATAGGATCAACTTTGGAGGTTCCCAAATTGATTACGATGAATTGTGGAGGAAGTGGGTAGCAGATGATAGTTACTTAATACTCCACAGCGATTCTGCGAAGAATAGCACGCCTTATAGTCAAACGCTTAATTACAATTCTGAACTGGCCACAAAATATACTGCCCCAGATCGTGTCTACCAGACAGCCAAACAATTGAAGACAGGTGCTAACGGCAACGCCAGTCTCTTAAATTTAACTTGGAGTTTTCCTGTCAGTAAGAATACTAGACACTTTGTTCGGGTCCATTTCTGTGACATAGTAACCAAAACACTCAATGACATATTGTTCAAtctctatatatatagcaaCTTTGATCAGTTGATTGATCCGTATAATATAACTGGAGACTTTGCTGTTCCCTTTTTCATCGATTATGTGGTTGATTCAGATGATTCTGGATTTACCAATTTTAGTATAAGTCCTTCAGAGAATGACTCCCGCATTCTTAATGCGTTTTTTAATGGGCTGGAGATTATGGAGTTCATGAACAAATCAGGTTCCATATCGGATGAATGTGGAACAGTCACAGACAAGAAACACTTCCCTGTTATAAAGATTATTGGTTCTGTAAGTAGTGGggcatttgtaattttgattataGTTTTGGTGCTGCGTTTGAAGTGCAGGAAAGCTGTGCCTGATCAAAGTTTGACAGGGCTACTTTTTGGTGGGATAAGTTTTAACAGGTTGTCTGAAGGAAGTGCTAATTCATCCTTACCTTCGAATTTGAACCTCAGTTGGAGGATATCTCTAGGTGAAATATTGTATGCGACTAAGAATTTCAATGCAAAACTTTTGATTGGTGAGGGTGGATTTGGGAAAGTCTACAAAGGAGTTCTTCGGAACGGTATAAAAGTAGCAGTGAAACGAAGTGAGGCAAGGCATGGGCAGGGTATTGAGGAATTCCAAACGGAGATCACAGTGTTATCCCAAATCCGGCATCAACATCTTGTTTCTTTGATTGGGTATTGCGATGAAAGGTCTGAGATGATACTGGTTTATGAATTTATGGAAAAGGGGACTCTAAGAGAACACCTCTATCATTCAAATGAAAATTCTGAGACCGTGTCTGAATTATCTTGGAAGCAAAGACTTGAAATTTGCATTGGTGCAGCCACAGGTCTGCGTTACCTACACACTGGTCCAGCTGGAGGAATCATTCACCGTGATGTGAAGTCCACAAACATTTTGCTTGATGAAAAATATGTGGCTAAAGTTGCTGACTTTGGCCTTTCAAAGTCAGGGCTTCCTGATCCAGAAAATTTCACCATGGGTGTAAAGGGTAGCTTTGGTTATCTTGATCCTGAATACCTTACCACCCTACAGTTGACAGAAAAATCTGATGTGTACTCTTTTGGAGTTGTACTTCTTGAAATTCTTTGTGCTAGACCGGCTATTAACAACTTGCTTCCAATGGATGAGATGAACCTAGCTGAATGGGGGATGATGTGGCAAAGGAAAGGCCAACTTGAGAAAATTGTTGATCCGTTTCTAGTTGGTAAAATCAAGCCTAGTTCATTGCGAAAGTTTGGTGAAACAGCTGAGAAGTGTTTGAAGGCAAATAGTGTTGAAAGGCCTAAAATGCAGGAGGTGCTATATGACTTGCAATATGCACTGATGCTTCAAGAAACTGCAATGCATACAGACCCAAATGAATACAGCACAACAAATAGTTCATTGGAATTGCAGTTGCCTCTGTTTTTGCATCTGCCTTCTGATAGAATCCCGATTGAAGAAGATGATCATGAACCCACTGGAGGGGATGACGATTCTGATTCAACGGCTAGTGAAGTCAACTCCCAATTGGGGAATGATGGTGCCAGATAG